TGCGTGGTATGCAGAGCTTTATCATAGAAGTAAAACGACGACTCATCGGCCACGTAGAGGCGGCTGCCGGCATCGGCCAGGCCTAGCGGATGCCGCGCGGGCAAGTGCAGCTGCCAGTCGCCGTAGGCGGCCTGGCCCCAGGCCCGCACGGTGGCCAGCAGTGCTACTAGTAGAAACCAGGCGAAAAAACGCGGCATAAATAGTCAAGTAGCAGTAAGCAGCAAAAATTGCTGACGCCGAAAAAACGGCTGTCATTGCCGCGCTCGCAATGATAAAGCAAGAAGGTTCTTTTAAGATTCCTTGTTAAGCGCAACCGGCTCGCCGTGCGGGGTTTTTACGCTTTCACCGGCCAGGAAGCAGGGTCGGCAGCGCGCCTCGTAGCTGTCGGTTTCGCCCAGCAAAATCTGCTTTTCGCTGGCCCCGATGCGATACGAATAGGCGGCCAGCTCGCCGCAGCACACGCACACGGCGTGCACCTTGGTCACAAACTCGGCGGTGGCCAGCAGCGCGGGCATGGGGCCGAAGGGCCGGCCGAGGTAGTCCATATCGAGGCCCGCCACGATAACGCGGGTGCCCTGGTCGGCGAGCTGCTTGCAGATTTCGACCAGGCTTTCGTCAAAAAACTGCGCCTCGTCGATGCCCACCACATCGGTGGTCCGGCCGGCCAGCAGCAGAATTTCGGAGGGCGACTGCACCGGCGTCGAGCGAATGCTGGTCTGGTTGTGGCTCACCACGTCTTGGGCGTGGTAGCGCGTGTCGAGGGCGGGCTTGAAGATTTCGACCCGCTGGCGCGCAATGCGCGCGCGGGTGAGGCGGCGAATCAGCTCCTCGGTTTTACCCGAAAACATGGAGCCGCAAATAACTTCCAGCCAGCCCCGATGGCGCGGAAAATCGGAGTAGCGGCGGGGCTCGGTAAACAAGTTGAGTTAAAAGTTATGAGTTAAAAGTTATGAGTTGGTAAGAACTGCACAACTACTCGGCTGGCAAGAATGACTTTTGCAAAGTACGACACTGCCCGCTTAGCTGGCCTATGAGAGGTGCGTCAGGCTGACCAGCCCGCCCCCGGCACTGTATACTACCCGTAACCGGCTGCCTACGCGCAACTGCGCATATAATTCCGGCTTAACTTCTAGTTGGTAGTTGTCGCCCGGCACCAGCCGCACCCAGCACTTGGAAAATAAGTGGTCTTTCTCGCGCACTTCAAACTCCCCCACTAATCGGTAGCCGGGCGGGCCATCGCGCCAAGGCCGCCAGGCTACACTATAGATGAAGTAGCTACCGACCAGCCCCACCACTATAAAAGCAAACCAAAAATTCATTGGTGACTTCGGGCGAAAAAAAGGTCGGCGAGGTAACTCCGGCAGCAATGCCGTGCCTAGTACCATTCCAGCCACGATGAGTACGGTCCGGTTAAAGGCATCCCGGCCGGTTAATGCGGGCTCCTCATACGGTTCCCGATAAAACAGGCCGTGAAAATCGTTAGGTAGCGGGAAAGCCATAGGAGTAGCTATTATAAACTATAGAGCGAAACTGCCTCAATGCGTCACGTCTGGCAGCACCTGCGCCTGGCAGGCTAGCCGCTCCGCGGGACCGAGGCGGCCGGCGGCGCGGTAGCGCAGCTCGGGCTCGGTGGGCGGCGTCAAAAATTCGGCGCCGGTTTCGAGGTGCACGCGGCAGGTGGTGCAGCGGCCTTTGGCGCCGCAGGCGTGCCACCAATCGTGGCCGGCGGCGTGGATAGCGGCCAGCACCGTGCGGCCCGCGGGCACTTCAAGTGGCGGGCCGGGCAGGCCCTGAATGGTCAGCAGGGGCATTTTGTGGCTAACTTGGCGCCTGAATCCGGCCCTGCGGCCGGCCCACGCTATGCAGGACAAATATAGCCTCGCCAAGTGCGAGCATTACGGCCGCCGGCTGGCCTCACGGCTTAGCCAGCAGTTTTTCGGCCCGCAGCCCGAAGCCACCCTCGATGGCCCGGCGCTGCTCAAGTTCACCCCCATCCGGCAGGTAAACCTGCTGGTGCTGCGCCAGCTGCTGGGCCGCTGGCAGCAGGAAGCCAATGCGTTGCGCAGTCCTTACTTCGACTTTGAGGCCGCGCCGGTGCGCGCCGCGCTGGGGCAGTTTATGAACGTGCTCTCGCGCCACATTCGCCTCGACCGGGCGGCCCTGGAGCCGCTGCTGGCCCAGGCCGTGGCCGATACGCTGGCGCTGGCCGCTAGCCCGGCCGCCGCCTTTGAGCGCCTGCTGCTGCCCCCGGCCGAGGCCGATGAGGCCGTGCCCCTGGCCACGCTGCGCGACTACCTACGCTATTTTGACCAGGCCAAGCCGTTTTTTGAAAGCTTTGTGGCTAGTCTGCCCAGTGGCGATGCCCCGTTCAGCCGCGAGTTTTTGCGCCAGCGCTTCGAGCTGTACCTGGCCACCCACACCAAGGAGCTGCCCGCGCCCGGGCAGCTGGTGGCGACGTTCAGCACCTTGCTGCCCCTCACCGAGGCTGACCTTCGGGAGGACGGGCCGGCTACGCCAGCGGCTCCGGCTAGCCCGGCTCCGGCACCCGCCGCCCCGTCTGCCCCTGGCCCGGCCGCAATTGCTGCGCCACTCAAGCCAGTCGCTCCTGCCGAGTCTACGCCCAAGCCCGAGGCAGCCGCGCCGGCCGCGCCGCCGGCTCCTGCGCCCGTGGAAGCTGCGCCAGCTAGCCCCCAAGCCGAGGCGCCGCTCTACGCCAAGCTGAAGGCGACGCAGCCCAGCACGCCGCACCTGGCCGACACGCTGCGCGGGGCGGCGGGCGGCCCCACGCCGCTGGCCGAGCGCGGGGCGCCCAGGGTGACGAGCTTGCGCGAGGCTATCTCCATCAATCAGCGCTTTAGCTTTATTAATGAGCTGTTTAACGGCGAAAATATGGAGTACCACGCCGCTATTCAGCACCTCGACACGCTGCCCACGGCCGACGACGCTACGGCCTACGTGCAGCAGGAGCTGGCCGCCCGCCACGACTGGAGCCAGAAGCAGGAGCACGTGGGCAAGCTGCTCAAGCTGATTGAGCGCAAGTTTGCCGCCTAGTGTGGGCGTGGCGGGCCACCGGGCGGGCGCGGCGCTGGCTGCTGCCTTGGGCGCTGGCCCTGGGCCTGCTGCTGAACGCGGCCTACCCGATGTACCGGCACTACGATTTTTCGCACTCGCTCGACACCCGCAGCTACCTGCGCCTGGCCAGCGGCCGCTTCGATAGTGTAAACGTGACGCGCCGTTATCGCCTGCTGGTGCCGCTGGCCGCCGGGGCGCTGGCCCGCCCCCTGGCTAGCCTGCCCGCCCCGGCCAGCCAGCCCCGGCCGGCCGGCGAGTGGCCGTTGCGACTGGCTTTTTACTTATTTAACTGCGGGTTGCTGGGCGCAGCCGGGGCCTGCTTTTACCGCAGTGCGCGGCTGGCGGGGGCCAGCGCGGGCGCGGCGGCCGGGGCGCTAGCGGCGGTACTCAGCAGCCGCTGGGCGGGCTACGCGGCGGGCCTGCCGCTCACCGACAGCCTGTATCTGCTGGTTTTCGGCCTGGGCTACTACGCCACCCGGCGCGGGCGGGGAGCGGGCTGGGCCGTGGTGGTGGCCCTGCTGGTGGGGCCGCTGGCCAAAGAATCATTCGTGTTTTTGCTGCCCTGGCTAGCCTGGTTTGGGCGGCGGGCGCTGGGCTGGCGCGGGCAGGCGGCCGCGCTGGCCCTGGGTGTGGCCGCGCTGGTGGCCGTGCACGTGTGGGTAGACAAAACTGCCGGGACAGCACCTGGCGCCAGCGTAACAAATGCCCTGGCACACATCGAGAATCTCACTTACTCTTTACAAAAGTCCTTTTCGCCTAAAGGTCTGGCCGAGCTATTCAGCATTTTTGGGTTGTTTTGGCTGCCCGTGCTGATGGCGCTGGCCCGGCCCGCCGGCCGGCGGGCGCTGGCCCCGGTGCTGGGCTGGCCCGAGGCCGGGCTGCTGGCCGTGGTGGCCGTGCACATGCTGCTCTCGGGCGACCTCGGGCGCATGGGTTACTTGCTGGCCCCGGCTTTCACGGCCGCGCTAGCCTTGAGCATTGGCTGGGTACGCGGCGTGGTAGCGGGCACCGGCCGGCCGAGCTGGGAGAGGTAGCGCGGCCCAAAAAACGTCGCTATCGAATCAATGCGCCGCGCCGACTGGCCGGCCAGCAACCGGGCGGCCAGGTTGCCCTGGGCCAGCTGCGCCCGGTCAAAGGCCAGGTAGCCCCCAGCGCATCGGTATACACGGTGTCGCCGGCAGCTAGCCGGCCAGCCAGCCAGTGGCGAAAGGCCGCGGAATCTTGCCGGGCTAGCCCCACTATGCGCGGCGCCGCAGTGGGCCGCCCCGTGAAGTAGTGCAGCTGGTTGCGCAGCACGTTGGGGTCGCGTAGCAAAAACCACGCGCCGGGTTGGCCCAGCACCCGCGCCCGCAGCGCCGGCCCCGTGCCGGAGTACTCGAGTAGGTGGGCCGGCACCAGGCCAAAGGCCAGGTTCCAGCTCAGCAGGGCCGTGCCCAGGGCAGCCACCCGGCGCGGCGGCCAAGCTAGCCCCGCCCCACCTGCCAGCGCCACCGCCGCCAGCGCCGGCAGCATTACCATAAACTCGGCATTGCCGGTGGCCTGCATCGCAAAAGCCAGGTGCAGCCCTCCGATAAGGGTATGGGTGCGCCGCACGGCGCGGGCCGGCTGGTCGGCAGCGCTTTTTTCGCGGCTGGCTAGCCGCCAGCCCAGCATTCCGTATACCGCCAGCCCCAGGCTGCCCAGGGCAATGCTTCCGAGCAATAGCGGCCAGCGCAGCAGCAGCGGCAGCATATTGCCGTGCACCTGCCCCGCCGTGCGCACTAGGCTAATCGCGGTAAACAGCAGCGCTTTGCCGCCCAGCTCTACCCGGGCGCCCCCCGTGAGGTAGTCGTGTAGGGCAAACCGTACCACGCCCCCCGCCCCACCGCCCGGCGCGGCCAGCGCGTAGGCCAGCGGCACCAGCAGCGCGGGCAGCGCGTAGGCCAGCGCCTCACCCAGCGCGGGCCGGCCGCGCCAGGGCCGCAGCCCCAGCAGCAGCCCCAGCCACCACCACACCATGAGCTGATGCACCAGGCAGGCCAGCGCCGCCAGCAGCCCCGCCAGCACCAGCCAGCGGCGGCGCCCAGCCCCGGCATACAGCGCGCGCGCCCAGAACAGGCTAGCCAGCAGCGCCAGCAGTACCGGCTGGCTATACGTCTCGTTTTCAGTAGCAAAGCGCAGCATCCCGAAGCTGCTACCCACCAGCAGCAGCCACGCCGGAATGGCGGCCGTGGG
The genomic region above belongs to Hymenobacter sp. BRD128 and contains:
- a CDS encoding 2Fe-2S iron-sulfur cluster-binding protein, yielding MPLLTIQGLPGPPLEVPAGRTVLAAIHAAGHDWWHACGAKGRCTTCRVHLETGAEFLTPPTEPELRYRAAGRLGPAERLACQAQVLPDVTH
- a CDS encoding thymidine kinase yields the protein MFTEPRRYSDFPRHRGWLEVICGSMFSGKTEELIRRLTRARIARQRVEIFKPALDTRYHAQDVVSHNQTSIRSTPVQSPSEILLLAGRTTDVVGIDEAQFFDESLVEICKQLADQGTRVIVAGLDMDYLGRPFGPMPALLATAEFVTKVHAVCVCCGELAAYSYRIGASEKQILLGETDSYEARCRPCFLAGESVKTPHGEPVALNKES